A single window of Solanum dulcamara chromosome 5, daSolDulc1.2, whole genome shotgun sequence DNA harbors:
- the LOC129890573 gene encoding uncharacterized protein LOC129890573, producing MADRVHHYMMELDLYLIDNCMAMASQLGHIMRDCPFRGNLSGVAQPTRSVVGSSSSVAMHPMGQGILTSTGRGRGHGRVSSSSSPSNHIYALAKLFEVATPVEDSVIAKQVYKDCLRKSSSILISKRANHRMDGQYSIAKGHIIGDDGIRVDAQKIEVVKMWPRPTTPTEVRSFLGLAGYNRRFIEKFASILAPLTRLTQKEAKFQWTDAYERSF from the exons atggctgatagAGTGCATCATTATATGATGGAGCTGGATCTTTATTTGATTGATAACTGTATGGCAATGGCTTCTCAGCTAG GTCATATTATGAGGGattgtccattcaggggtaatCTAAGTGGTGTAGCTCAGCCTACTAGGTCAGTTGTTGGTTCATCTTCTTCTGTAGCTATGCACCCTATGGGGCAGGGTATCTTGACATCAACAGGTCGTGGAAGAGGCCACGGCAGAGTTTCTAGTTCTAGTAGTCCTTCGAACCACATATATGCATTAGCTA AActatttgaggtagctacaccaGTAGAAGATTCTGTTATAGCCAAGCAAGTATATAAAGATTGTTTG AGAAAAAGTAGTTCGATTTTAATTTCCAAGAGAGCCAATCATAGAATGGATGGGCAATATAGCATTGCcaaggg GCATATTATTGGAgatgatggtattcgagtagatgcACAGAAAATTGAAGTCGTAAAGATgtggcctagacctacgacacctactgaggtacgtagttttCTGGGGCTAGCAGGATATAACAGGAGATTCATAGAGAAGTTTGCTTCGATTTTagcgcctttaacaaggctaactcagaaggaAGCTAAGTTTCAGTGGACCGATGCTTATGAAAGAAGCTTTTAA